The genomic interval ACAATAATCATGATGACAGGCCAGGGATAAACTTCCATCTTTGACTCAAGAAATATTGAGAATTGGAAGACATGAGATACCTTCACAACAGGCTACAAGCTCTGGTGACGAAGTTCAAGATCTAGGTGCTGAGGGTGATCGTGCAAATGGTCTTTCTGACAAGGATAAGAATGTTAGGGAAATTGAGGACTATCCATTCCCCCTTGCTGTTGTGGGCGTCAGTGTTCTGTACGTTAACTACTACCATTATATTCTTTTTCTCCCACATTGCATATATACTGTGCTTCCTCTTGAATTTGGCCTCTCTCCATATCCAGATGTTTTTGCATTTCTTtggttatatttttcttgtggtaattttttttatatcaattggacTAGTTTAATAGATAATGCTGAAAATCTTGCATTGTGGCAAAGCTAGGCCTTTCCGATTTCTCAGTGGCTTGGTCAAGATGAGCCTGTTCAATTTGACTGTCCCCCATTCAAGTTTTTAGTTTTACCAGTTTGAATAGGCAGTTCAGTTGCTCCTTATTCCTTACATTTGTCTAGATGTTCAcaatttggttttaattttggaCAGACACACATTAGACTCTCCCTTGGAAATGTAAGGGCCCTTTcagttgtagaaaatattttctaatttttaactttaatattacAGCTAAACATGTtgtaacattttatgttttaatagtATTCAGTTctagaaaatttataaaacatcTTTTTTTGATGTCTTCTTATTCATAGCATAAGGTTGAACAATTAGAAAATTGAGTATTCGATTTCCTAGTTGGAGATTCAACTATTCTATAGTAAATTGAGGttgaaaaactagaaaatgttttctgtAACTGAACAGGCCCTAAGACAAATGTATGGGCTTGTTTAGTTGCAGCGCCGGGCTTCTGGGGtgatggaaaatgaaaattgttTCGGACAAGGTGCATGTGTTCTAGTTTCCCTAGGGTAGGCTGGTTGATATTTAGGTAAATTAGGTTTATGGTTTATTGATGCAACTTTAACAATCCATCTTTAGCCACTATAATTCTGACAACTTCCTACCCTTTGCTTGTTTACCAAACTCAATTCAATTGAGATTTCTGTTACTTTGCCGCTTGCAGGAAAGGCATCCGGGTAGATGGGATGTTGGGAGAGATAAGGGCGGCTCTAAGGAAGTGCCGCGATTCCAGCTAAGCATTGGCACCAACTGTGAGACCATGACAGCTTTGACAGATCGGACATTAGGTTGCCAATCATGTCAACTACCTTTCTGGACCAAAGCTGTAGGACTGCTCGACTCAACCAGAATGGCAGATCAACTGACCTCGGCTGGAAACTTATTCACCACAAGCAGAGAAGGTTCTCTTCAACTCTTCTTGCCTGAATCCTGCCAAGTTCATAGAATCATTAATGCCTGCGATTATCTCCTATAAAATTCTTCAGCTTTCGGCAGCCTTGTGTACAATGTTAGTTTGACACTAGAGTAGAGGGTTTTACTTATTTGCTTGCTAGTATATGTTCTTGATAGCATAATTTGCATCagtatatgttgttgtgttaCTGCAACAGTGTGCCCTTTTACCTATTGATGTACAGTACAGATTGTCTcaactttttcattttcttttttgttgaatAGACACGAAAAAACCATTTTcggtttttttcttcttcaactgAAGGCTCACTCTCTGTTTCTGgttttcatcttcatcttctttctcatcagtcatcatcatcttcttcatctcctctttcttttcttcttgttattGCTACTACTTACCTGGTGGtgatcttctttctttctttcttttattttcttccactCCAAACAACGGTTTTGACGTATCCTCTCAGGTTGAAACGtaagaaagtaaaaaattaaaaagagaaagaagaagaagatgatgatgattggGATTGTAGAAACCAAATATTAccattcatttttaattttattttaattttagaccgtcgttaacatttaattttattagaaaaaaatatgtttaatttataaatatagcaAATactctaatatataaatatatatatatatatataactacatCAACTTCGTCGATGGCACAATGGGACAACCCCACCAGCGTTGTCCTATTGTGTTGCTTGTGATTAATGTTGTTGtgtctatatatacatatttagaGTCTTCTTAagaatatttgtaattttagacAAAAGTTAATTTAGTGGCCctttaagaatataaataaatattaaaaattatttaattctctCTTTGTTTGCTTTTTGATAtgtaaaatcactaattaaatttttatattgaagtttagaaaatattttttttaattgacaatataaacaaaagaaaaagattcgAAAacgtaaaaattaaataaataaaaaatgtgaaaaatttaCCTTtagattttgtaaattaaaaattcaatgatttacttttttttttctttaatgcctAGATCAGTACAGATTTTTTAGACGAAATTTTcgttgtttaaaaaattattttatcaaattatccctctaaaataatttcacttcttgtctttttttttttttttttttttacgctACTTAGTTTacatttcattatttattacctaatattaaaaaatgatctaTAAACTTAGGAAGTTAGGGGCTTACTtatctaaataacatttcactatatattatctaatattaaaaaataatccgtGAACTCGGAGTGTTGTGGTGCCTactcattcaaatgaaataacaaaataaatagaattaaaaaaaaacttatgaaTAAATAGttttgtatttcaaaacataaaaaaaaataaaaattaattacttattaatTTTGGGCCCTTCCTTCTTGGGGCCCTGGGCCTACGCCTTAAACCGGGCCGGTACATATTAGactatttgttgtatttataaattaattatgggcATAGTATGAGAGAGTGCTAACAAAtgctttattttttagattaagtATATTTGttacacatttttttaaatttaatttattaattgataataaatttatcttgacaTATATATCACTAGCTAATAagaatgttttaaatttaaaaataaaatataataaattcatcttattttttgaaaagatatatttattattccTTGTCATGTTCTAAGgacatataacaaaaaaaaaaaaaaaaaaaacaattaattgtattttttaaatatagataATGTGGCAAAAATGATTAAGCTGGTAGCCATGTCGGCACTTAAAAGTCTttttttgaacaaaaaattaatgaCGATTtaaacttaaagttaaatgttAGTATTGATAAAgttaaagtttgatataaacTATGAaagttaattttcttttgtgcAATTTGCCCAAATAAAAACAAGCAAGAGAAGCTAAACATAATAACATTAGCAACAAACTCAAATGGACATTAGGTAAcaacaatttcttttttaattttagaatggAAACTTGAGGGGTCATCAATTAATGCACAACCTTCGGATGAGACCGTTTTATGATCTCTAAAACTCAAGGAATAACATGTCCTTAACTTGAGCCATACAACTGAGTTGCAATTCAAATCTCAAGACTTGGGCtctcaaatatattaaattatctaCAATCGCATGATAAACTCAATTTCACAACCTTGTAATAACCCAGACTCTTGAATATTTGCGATGAACCATCTACACTATTCCAAGGGTTAGGTGGCAACAAAtttgtggagaaaatatttgaaattataaatgtgaactcttctttccattttctatgtaaaatactttaaaaaaattagaaaaaaacacGAGAAATCATgttggagaaattattttgtgttttcaaagCAACACATGGTCAGTGTGAACTTTTAGTACCCTAAACTAATGGGTTATTGGCATGTGTTTGTGACAAATACATTTAAGccattatttataaatatgaatatgTGGCAGCCAACACATTGATTTGGGACactaaaaatacatacatacataatttctcaagattacaaaataatttttcattatctTCAGGCCTTTtaagtagaagaaaaataagaaggtGAGGGCATGGAGGCAATTCATGATGAGTTTCTGTATTTGCAGCTCTACAAGGGTATGAATAATCTAGAAATTTTTAACCCCTgagaccatatatatatatatatatcttatatttaggatgatatatatatatgtacacataaGATTGAGAGTCGAGTTAGATTCTTATTTACGTTCATTTGAAAGGGAAACAATGATCATAGCATCGGTTTAAAAAATTTGCTAAATCTTAAAAGTCCAAACCCTAAAAGAAGGTTTTTGCCTCTCAATACgacttaattaattaacaattgCTCCTCTTTCAAGTCgagagagatggaatgagttaTATTTTCGGTTTTATGTTACCACACAAAGATTAATGCAAGAATTCAATTtcaacaaaagataaaaaaagaaaaaaaattaaatgagatGCATTCCAAATTAGTGTTGAAGTATTAATAATGGCCTTTGGCATAGTTGATGGGTTAATTGTAATGCGCGCGATTCGAACTGATAATCtcttaaaaatgagatttttgttAGATATATTTATCTCCTCTACTGAATTAAGCCAACGATGTTTGAtggttcaattttggatttaactattcaatagaaaattagaattgaaaattttaaaaatattttctaaaactgAACATACATATATACCCTAAgggtttgaaaataacttttaaaataaacaacattttaagTGACAACTTTGGAGTAAGTACATTTTCGGAACCATAAAAGAAAACTTCTATTTCGGCTCAGTCTAAGAAAATGGGGTAACAAAAAGGGTGACAAATGATATTTCAATCCTCGGGATGCTTGATCTCAATTGAGAAATGCTAGTAGTGTCCATCATATGGTATACATTTGGACATGAAACTTCGGACTACTTTAAGTAAATTTGTCTCCTTGACGACGGGTGAGGCAAATGGACATTAGTCAAATTCTGAACTCTtaaaagtgatatttttatCCATTACACATGTTTCATCAAGCTACCATTCTTGACGACAAAAGGGGACATTCCAAATTGGCAAGAAAGCTCAGAAAGTATATTGGCATGATCAGTCAAGGCATTGAGTTCTTGATGATCGATAACTTAATTCATGTATAAATGGAgttctagctagctagctaactAAATTTTTAGTATGGCTAGCTAGGTATAGAAGTAGATTCTTCATTATATAAGCATGGAGATTAAGAAGACATGAATTTGAGTCATGTTTTGAATATAAAcatgttcttttttattttttagatcaCTTAGATGTATGATTACAAGATAGTATCGAGTCATAGGCTTGGCCCAACACACAGTCCATCATGAGGGGCAAGCATGGCTCGGTATTAGTCTCCATGGGTTGGCACAATCTATAAAGGAGCAAGCGTAGCTTAGTATACTTCAACATATATAGGCTATATATGTTGGGCAAGGCTCGTGGTGTTTCTGGTCAAGTCACTCGTCCAATGTAAAGGGGTTGGTAGGTAGGAGTTGGAATAGtagtattatttaaataaggaAGCTTAATGCTAGTACAAGTCGACTAcggaaatgtttttattttttattgcataCAGATGATGAGTTGGATTTGCACTTGATGATACATTGGTATCGATCTCTCTAATCTACCTTGAAGTTCGAGTTTGTGGCAAGTATCCATTGTCGCACACTGAAACATTCAAAGAACATGCATAGCACTTTAGGGAAACGAAAAACCATGCCCACAGACTCTCTTGACCTTGCAATTCTTCCTTTTGTTTGATAGCAAGTCAGGTATGTTGGACTCAGGTGCCattaattagtattaaataATTGCTACGTACTGTCCAACCGCTGACGACCaccatcaccaccaccaccaccaccgccgCCGCCATCACCACCTCATCTCACGCAAGAAAATCGAGCTTCTTTGCTTTTAGCCATATGCTTAAATTCTGGGGCGGAATCCCATAGTGTGAAACTTATCCGCAGTCGCTTTGTCGACATTACTTTATTATTAACTCCCTCGCTTAATGCACGTGAGCCGTGCGCCGATTGTACTCATTCTCTTCCTTCTCCTCCTTCGCATGTGAGGTACTTCGTCACTCTCTTGCCACCTAAGTAAGCTTTCGCCATATTGCCTTCCTCGTCCCTCTAGTTTTGAGTTGTTGGATAAACTGCCCCCTCACGTATGGCCAATTACACTTGTTTCCTTTTACTTTTGTTGCCACCTCTTGTTAAAGATTGTTTAAAAGGACGGGAAAGCCCTGATCCTATTATTGTCACtgattaagaaaataacaaagattGCTAGCTAGCAAATCTCGAAATGGGTTTTAAATTCTCTCATAAACTTACTAATTAAGatcatcaattaattttaacaaataaggtttaATTAATTGGAGTTAGACCAAAACAATTGTATTATAGatttcataatatatatggGATGCTTGACTGACTGCACATTACTAGCTAGTTATGGCATGTTAAAAAGAATAGAGTGTTATGATTAGTCTTCAAATGGAGGTTTAGAGTCAAGTTAATTGAGTACTATGATACCCGGCCAATGACTACTTGGGTTACGAATTACAGGCTAGGATTAAGATaagaaaactatatatataatgacgTTGTCTCTCGTGTCGTGTGACTGGTAATAGGGTTTATTGGAATACCTGTCAGGCAGGGAGCATGGGCAAATGTGTAATTGGAGAAAGGTAAAAGAAAGAGGGCAAGTGagtagagaaaaaaaaacaagtgaAATTCACCCCAGTGACACGATCAAACAGGTGGGTTTTGCCAAGTATCAGCCAAAACCCATTTGCAGACACGTATCAACATTGCTTTCCCCACTCCATTGCTCTTCTTATCTCTCAGCTGTATAAATACTGATCACCCCTAcgcccccctccccctccccttcAAGCTTGATTTCATCCCCATCCAAatcccctccctctctctctctagagcaagctaaAGAAGCCAAAATGATCAAGAATTCACCTGCAATGGTTGCCGCAGCCGCCGCAGCCGCAGCAGCTGAGTCGGAGGAGAAGAAGCCGGAGCCTTCGCCGGAGAAGAAGCCCGGCCAGGCCTTTTCCCGGAAGGGCTGTATGCGTGGCAAAGGCGGCCCGGAGAACTCCCGCTGCCCCTACAAGGGAGTCCGGCAGCGCACCTGGGGGAAGTGGGTGGCGGAGATACGAGAGCCCAACCGAGGCGCTCGCCTCTGGTTGGGAACCTTCGACACCGCCCGTGAAGCAGCAGTAGCCTACGACATCGCTGCCCGCAAGCTCTACGGCGACAACGCCAAGCTCAACATGCCCGACGGCAAGTCCCCGCCACGCTGCTTCCCGCCGCCTTCCACCCTCGTCCCGGCCAAATACGTCAACCCCGATGGGCATCCCAAGAGGTGCCGCCGCTCCGCCTGCTCCTCCTCCCACAACTCTCCGCCGATCAAGTTCCCGACACCCCTGATGTTCCCGCTCTCGCCCCACGCCGAGAAGGTCGGGGAGAATGAGGTGCGTTCAGTACTAATTCTACCCCGATCAAATCAGTTCAACTTTAAGATACTATTCAATTCGatacaaatacaaattttattgcTTTCTATCCCATATTTCTTCTACTAGGTACCCGGAGCTGGCGGGATCTGGAAGAAAAATCTGACTCCGAACCTGCCCGCGTTTGACGACTCCGCCTTGTGGGCGGAGGCCACGGCCAGCATGAACCCTTTCCAGACTATAAACGATCCCGGGATCCTCCCCTCCGTCAATCCTGACGACAGCAACCCCAGCAAGGCATGGTCCCCCACCCAGCCAGCTGCgccaccgccgccgccgccgaaGGAGCAGCAGAAACAGAAAAAGTTCCCGTGGAATTAACCTCTGAAGCTTCGGAAGATTCACCTCCTTTCTGTATATTTCCAATAAATggaaatgcatatatataatatgatccATACACATATAGATGCAGCAATATAGtagaaaaaattgagagaaaacataaaaaaaaaatcagaaaaaatacaaaaaaaagaaaaagacaaaaagagaGTGTGAACAGgaattgataattaataattaataatcaaggCAGTGCTTGTGAGTCTGCAGCTTGTAATGGTCTGGTGGAGCCACAGTCGACTCGTCTGTgacatattaataaaatatatatataaataaaaataaagttactaaattaatatttgctcTGGTCTCTTGATTTTTCATGGTTTTGATTCAATTTGGTACgtaatttctgaaattttcgcACCGGTTCTTTCTTCTGAAAGTGTGTTTGGCGACCGAGAAAGTACCCAGAAAATTAACTTTTCACCTCCAAAGTTGTTGGAGATCAGAGATCTATCGCCTTCAGTACTTCTTCTGCTCTGAttctacccccccccccccccccaacacacacacacacatctaatcatattatatatcCATCTATGATGGGCTGATGATTGAAATGGCAGACGGTATGAATCAAATCGAAGAGAAAAGATCTCAGCTTTAGAAGAAGATTGTTGGATATGGCGTGAAAATCCAGGCAGCAGAGCTTATAATTCTCTCGTTTTGGGAACGAAGTTaattctcaaatatatatatatatatatatgagatcgAGTACTGAAGTTCATAgttcacaagaaaattttataCATGGAGAACTACTTTGGTAAGTTGCCTTTCTTTCCAAGTAAATTCAGATGgtttagaagaaagaaaagtagatattttgaaatatgaaaaaaaattatcaagatTTTAGTTTAAATTTGGATCCGGACCGTCCGGTCTTGTCTTGGATCTGTAGGACCCTCGATCCACTTATATATAGATTTCATCTGGTTCTCGGCTCGATCTAAGACCCACAATcgattataattaatataatataatattattatttaataatagtaatatattcaatttttaaaaattaagtatatattaGTCCGATCCCAACCAAACTGAACGAACACCCAAACCTTAAAAAGAATAGAAATCAACCAAAAATTCATtgaaatattgaattttcattGGAACAGTGTATGGAGAAGGTCAAAGCACTCAATAGACAGCCaacttctttttttatattattttgtctaTACTTTGCATGTGCATGCAAAATTCTTGTCTCTTCTCTATATGTAGCAAACTATACATCGTTGTACCTCTGAtaatattttttggtttttgttgcCGCTTTATTAGTGTTAATTTATTCCGTATACTATTTTGTTAATATCTCCTTTTGATAGTGTATTTATGCAATTATAATAATGTCTTTTTGGGTTTGAGAGTGGAAAAATTCTTGAGAGTCAAATAGATTGACATACAGGTTTACAAAATAGGAactaaaagactaaaatatcatCGCTCACATTGTATTGCactttttttaatgtaatgCGGGCGAGggcattttaatcttttagttTTCATTCTGTAAGGCTGTTTGTCAATCTGCCTGATCCTGTAGAAGAACTCTTGGGGGAATAGACAAGTTGGGTTAAATCTCATAGCCTATTCTTTCAAATAGACATAATTAATGCATAGTCTAGCATGGAGATAAAATTAAACTCACGATCTCACAATATCccaaaagaaaattctattcgcagccTGTGAAATTGCTCTTCACAGCCCACACTATGCAAAATTcttcactaattttaaaattcatattttaaccCCACGGCCCACTATCTCCTCCAACCACCCTAACCGCCACCTcacatctctctttctcttccgcaccatatacacacatacacacacaaacacatacgtatatatatatacacatgggCAGCAGCCATGGCTACAGACCCATCGCCATTAGTTGCTCCTCCTTCACACACTCTCGTTCTTTCTCTGTACAATGGCTACGAGCCATAgcagagagagggggggagtgAGTCGGCTACCATGGTCgaccccacacacacacatatatatatacacactcacacacacacacgattcCATGGCAGCGGCCATGACAGTCGACCCACCAGGCGGTCGCCACTATCGCCTTGAGTCGGGGAACGTTGGGTTCCCTGACTGCTGCCATGGCTAGGTTTCATGGCCGTGGCCATGCTTTcatgtgtgtgagtgtgtatatatatgtgtgtgtgtgtatatatatatatttgtgtgtatgggtcggccatggccaaccCAACAAacgtgtacatatatatattatgtcttgttatatatatatatatatacactagtggatcacccatgcgatgcatggatgaatggatatcgtaaaaaaaaaaaaaaaattgttaaagtaaaaattatataatttagtagttacaataaatgaaaatcacaataaagaagtaaaaaataaatagaataaccATGatacaatcatgaaaatacaacaaaaagatcatagattttgaaagatttccttatatgcattcaagggtagacaaacaattaaaagtacataactctatcccgaaaccatgtaaaaataaacctaaattaacatgtaatacaataagcaatacgtaaaaaataaaaaaaattacacaataataggaaaaaaaaaaaaacgataaccaacctctttattttgaaatatgcattcaagggtagactttTTTGGGGGAGAATTTTTacatgtatttgtctcatatgtgcatacCACACGAACtctcaaggcctaatttttctttgttgcatTTACgtcactcacttgacagaatagtggtgctatgttacatCAGAAGAACAaactggataaaaaaatatggttaaaatttactaaataaaagtaaagaagaagagaaaatttgagaagaataatcgagaaaggagaagagaagaaatggaagggttgaacgggaatggagaggaagaagagagagagatatttactttcttttattaatttctcttcattcaaattctcctatttctctcaatttatcaaatcacatgccacCATTAAGTTTCACTTTTTTCTCACACTTTGTcacacaatttgaatcttactcacttaacataattttcaaaacacaaatttaatttgcatttaatttctccaagtcaACAAacgtgtacatatatatattatgtcttgctatatatatagatatgtatgtatgtgtttgtgtgtgtatgtgtgtatatggtgcgggagtgtgtgtgtgtgggaggGGCTAATGGTGGTGGGTGCCATGGCTATCGcccgtgtgtgtatatatatatacgtatgtgtttgtgtgtatatggtgtgggagaagaagagaaatatgAGGCGACAGTCGATGGTGGTTAGAGGGGATAGTGGGCTGTGGGgctaaaatgagaattttaaaattaatgaagaaTTTTGCATGGTATGAGCTATGAAGAGCAATTTCACGAACTGCAGATAGAATTTCCAATTCCGA from Diospyros lotus cultivar Yz01 chromosome 8, ASM1463336v1, whole genome shotgun sequence carries:
- the LOC127808392 gene encoding dehydration-responsive element-binding protein 2D-like → MIKNSPAMVAAAAAAAAAESEEKKPEPSPEKKPGQAFSRKGCMRGKGGPENSRCPYKGVRQRTWGKWVAEIREPNRGARLWLGTFDTAREAAVAYDIAARKLYGDNAKLNMPDGKSPPRCFPPPSTLVPAKYVNPDGHPKRCRRSACSSSHNSPPIKFPTPLMFPLSPHAEKVGENEVPGAGGIWKKNLTPNLPAFDDSALWAEATASMNPFQTINDPGILPSVNPDDSNPSKAWSPTQPAAPPPPPPKEQQKQKKFPWN